The Actinocorallia herbida DNA window GCGGCTCACCGAGCTGGTGCGCGCCGCGATCCCGGCCGCGGCCAGGCGCACCGGCGGCAACCCCGCCAAGCGCACCTTCCAGGCGCTGCGCATCGAGGTCAACAGCGAGCTGACGGTGTGGGAGCGGGCGCTGCCCAACGCGCTCGACGCGCTGTCGGTCGGCGGCAGGATCGCCGTCCTGTCCTACCACTCGCTGGAGGACAAGATCACCAAGCGGGTCCTGGCCGACCGCACGACCGACCACACCCCGCCCGGGCTGCCCGTGCCGCTGCCCGGGATGGAACCGAAGTACCGCCTGCTGACCAGGGGCGGGGAGCAGGCCACCGAGGCGGAGATCGCCGGGAACCCGCGGGCCGCCTCGGTCCGCTTCCGCGCCGCCGAGCGGATCCGGGAGGACGCATGACGACGATCGAGCGCGGCGGACCGCGCGGACGTCGCGGGACCAAGCCCGCCCGCCGGGAGGAGGCCCCCGCTCCCGGACAGCCGGTCCAGACGGGGGAGGGCGCCCCCGCCGAGGAGGAGGCCCGGACCGCGCCCGCGCGCAGGCCGTCCCGCAAGGCGTCCCCGGACACCGCCGAGACGGCCGCGAAGACCGCGCGGAAGCCGTCCCGCAAGGCCGAGGCCAAGGCAGAGGGCAAGACGGAGGCCAAGGCGGAGGGCAGGACCGCGACGAAGCCCGTGGCCAAGCCCCCCGCCAAGCCCCCCGCCAAGCCCGCCGCGAAGCCCGTCGCCGACCCGGTGCCCGGTCGCGCCGCGCCGCGCCGCCGCGCGCCCGCCAAGGACCCGCGCCCGGCGCCCGCGCGCCGCCCCGCCGCGCCGCCCGCCAAGGAGCCGCGCCCCAAGGCCGCACGGCCCAAGGCGCCGGCGCACGACGGACGGCCGAGGGCGCCGTTCGTGCTGCTCGTGCTCTGCCTCATGGGCGGGGCGCTGGTGAGCCTGCTGGTGCTCAACACCGTGCTGGCCCGCGACTCCTTCACCCTCAGCGCCCTCCAGAAGAGCGAGCGGCAGCTGATCCAGGACAAGCAGCAGCTGGTCGAGGACATCGCCCGCGAGGAGGCCCCCGAGCGGCTGGCGGCCAAGGCCGAGAACGAGGGCATGGTCCAGCCGGAGCAGCTCGCGTTCGTCGACCCGGTCGACGGCACCGTCACCGGCGGCAAGAAGCGGCCCGTCCCGTCGGCGGCCGCCGCCGCTGCCGCCGCGGCGGGCGTCATCGGGGTGCCAGGCGCGATCGTGCCCGGGGACGGCATCCCCGGCTACACCGGGACCCAGCCGGAAGTGCAGACCGACCCCGCGGCCCCGGGGGAGCGGTGACGGACCGCCCGCGCACCCCCGGCGGGGCGGTCCCGCCGGGGCGGCGCCCGCGTCCGGCCACGCCGCGCCGCAGGCCGGGCGGCGGCGCGGGCACGCTGCCCGACCCCGCCGCGCCGCGCGGCTCAGGGCCGCGCAAGGCCGCGCCCGCGTCCGGCCGGACCCAGGACCGGACCCAGGACAGGGCGCAGGAGCGGACCCAGCCGCCCCGGCCGCGCCCGCCGCGCCGTCCGCCGCCCAGGCGGCGCCAGACGATGCGGCTCAAGGACCCGATGAAGCGGCTGAACGCAGGGCTGCTCATCATCGCGTTCGTGCTGTCGCTGTTCGCCGGACGGCTCGTGCAGCTCCAGGGCATCGACTCGGGCAAGTACGAGGCCCTGGCGATGGACCAGCGGCTGCGCCGGATCGAGCTGCCCGCCGTGCGCGGCACGATCACCGACGCCTCCGGCCGCCCCCTGGCGCTCACCCAGGAGGCCAGGGGCGTCTTCGCCGACCCGTCGCTCATCGACCCGGCCAAGCGGACCGAGGTCGCCGCGCGCCTGTCGTCGATGCTCGGCCTCGACGTGCAGAAGGTCCTGGAGGCCATCAGCACGCCCGACAGCCGGTACGTCGTGCTGGCGCACTCGGTGACCCCCGAGAAGGGGCGGCTGGTGCTGTCGCTCGGCTACCGCGGCATCGGCGTGGTGCCCGAGTCGCGGCGGTCCTACCCGTCGGACGCGGTCGCCGCGAACGTCGTCGGGTTCGTCAACCAGGCGGGCGACGGCGGCGCGGGGCTGGAGTACGCGCAGAACAAGCTGCTCAAGGGCGTGCCCGGCTGGCAGCGGGTGGAGATCAGCGCGGGCGACGGCCAGCACATCCCGATGGGCGAGGGCCAGACCCAGGAGCCCGTGCCCGGCCAGGGGCTGCGCCTGCACCTGGACCAGGACATCCAGTGGGAGGCCCAGACGGCCCTGGCGGACGCGGTCAAGGAGTTCAAGGCCGAGTCGGGGACCGTCGTGGTGATGACCCCGGACGGCCGGGTCCTGGCGATGGCGTCGGTGCCGACCTTCGACCCCAACGAGTACGCCAAGGCCGATTCCAGCGAGCTCCAGAACCGGGTGGTGCAGGAGGCGTTCGAGCCGGGCAGCACCGGCAAGGTGATCACCGCCGGCGCGCTGCTCGAGGAGGGCCTGGTCACCCCCGAGAGCACGTTCGACGTCCCGGACCACCTCTGGAAGTACGACAAGAAGTTCAAGGACTCCCACGAGCACGAGACCTACAAGAACATCACCTTCGGCGGCATCCTCGCCAAGTCCAGCAACGTCGGCACGATCATGGCGTCGGAGAACCTGCCCGACGACAAGCTCTACAACTATCTGACGGCGTTCGGCTTCGGCGCGGAGACGGGCGTCGGCCTTCCCGGGGAGACCCGGGGCCTGCTGCACCCGCCCTCGACCTGGAGCGGCACCGACAGGTACCCGATCTCCTTCGGCCAGACGGTGTCGGTCAACTCGCTCCAGATGGCCAGCGTGTACGCCACGATCGCCAACGGCGGGGTGCGGGTCACCCCGACCCTCGTCGCGGGGACGCTGGACGAGGACGGCGCGTTCACCGCCGCGCCCGCTCCGGCGAGCCGCCGCGTGATCAGCGAGGCGACCTCCCACCAGCTCATCCGGATGCTCGAAGGGGCGGTGGGCCGCGAGGGCACCGCGCCCGCCGCGCAGATCCCGGGATACCGTGTCGCGGGCAAGACGGGCACGGCCGAGCGCTACGTGGAGAAGGCGGGAGGTTACAAGGGGTACACGGCCTCGTTCGCGGGCATGGCTCCGGCCGACGATCCACAGCTCGTCGTCCAGGTCGTGCTGCAAGATCCCAAGAAGAAGTACTACGGTGGCGATACGGCCGCCCCGGTCTTCCAGAAGGTCATGTCCTTCGCCTTGAAGTCCCGGAAGGTGCCGCCCACGGGGACTGTCGCGCCGACGCTGAAGATGTTCGCCGACTGACCGCCAACCGGGACGTCGCCTCCGGCGTCCCACAGAGCAATGTCCGCACGAGAGAGTTACCAGATGCGTCCTTCGAGCAATCCGGCGCGGCCGCTCACCGGCCTCGCCGAGCGGCTGGGGGTGCAGTGGCGGGGCGAGGGCGAGGTCTCCGGGATCACGCACGACTCCCGCCAGGTCCAGCCGGGCGACCTGTACGCCGCGCTCCCCGGGGCGCGGTTCCACGGGGCCCGGTTCGCCGCGCAGGCCGCCGACGCGGGAGCCGCCGCGATCCTCACCGACGCCGAGGGCGCCGCCGAGGCCGAGGCGACGGGCCTGCCCGTCATCGTGGTCCGCGCGGTCCGCCCGGTGCTCGGCGACGCCGCCGCCTACGTCTACGGCGACCCGGCGCTGAGCCTCCTCCTGGTCGGCGTCACCGGCACCAGCGGGAAGACGACCACCGCCTACATCCTGGAGGCGGGCCTGGAAGGCTCGGGCCTGCCCGCCGGCGTCATCGGCACGGTCGAGACCCGGATGGCCGGCGAGCGCATGCCGTCGTCGCTGACCACCCCCGAGGCCACCGACCTGCACGCGATCCTCGCCACCGCGCGCGAGCGCGGCATCGGCGCGATGGCGATGGAGGTCTCCAGCCACGCGCTGGACCAGGGCAGGGTAGGCGGCGCCGTCTTCGACGTGGCGCTGTTCACCAACCTGTCGCAGGACCACCTCGACTACCACCCGACGATGCGCGACTACTTCAACGCCAAGGCCGCGCTGTTCACCCCGGCGCGCAGCCGGGTCGGCGTCGTCAACATCGACGACCCGTGGGGGCGCGAACTGGTCGCCCGCGCGGGGGTGCCGATCACCACGTTCTCGCCGTCGGGCGACAGGTCGGCCGACTGGTGGGCCGAGGAGGTCAGGATGGGCGCCGACGGCAGCGCCTTCCGGATCGTCGGCCCGCTCGGCATCGAGGCCGACGCCAGGGTGGACCTCGCCGGCCCCTTCAACGTCGCCAACGCGCTCGGCGGGATCGTCGCCCTGGTCGAGGCGGGCCTGCCGCTCCAGCGCGCGGTCCTGGGCGTGGCGCACATGCCGGGCGTGCCGGGCCGGATGGAGCGGGTCGACGAGGGCCAGGAGTTCGCGGCGCTGGTCGACTACGCGCACAAGCCGGGCGCGGTCGAGGCGGTGCTGGAAACGCTGCGGCCGGTCACCGCGGAACGGCTGATCATCGTGCTGGGCTGCGGCGGCGACCGCGACAAGGGCAAGCGCCCGCTCATGGGCGAGGCCGCGGTGCGGCTCGCCGATCTCGCCGTCTTCACCGACGACAACCCGCGCACCGAGGACTCCCTGGCGATCCTCGCCGCGATGGTCGAGGGCGCCCTGAAGGTCCCCGAGGGCGAGCGCGCCCATCTGGTCGTCGAGCCCGACCGGGCCGCCGCGATCGCGCTGGCGGTCGCCAGGGCGGGCCGCGGCGACGTCCTGGTCGTCGCGGGCAAGGGCCACGAGGTCGGCCAGTACGCCGCGGGGCGCGTCATCCCGTTCGACGACCGCGAGGTCCTCGCCAAGGCCATCCGGGAGCGCCAGTGATCGCCCTCTCCCTGGACCGGATCGCGGCGCTCGCCGGGGGCACCGCCCACGGCGGCCCCGCGGACCCGGCCGCCTGCGTGGTGACCGGGCCCGTCGTCATCGACTCCCGGCTCGCCGAGCCCGGCGCGCTGTTCGTCGCGCTGCCGGGGGAGCGGGCCGACGGCCATGACTTCGCGCCCGCCGCGGTCGCCAAGGGCGCCGTCGCGGTGCTCGGGACCCGGCCGCTGCCCGGCATCCCGACCGCGGTCGTCCCCGACGTGGTCGCGGCGCTCGGCCGGCTGGCCCGGGGCGTCCTGGCCGAGCTCCCCGAGCTGACGGTCGTCGGCGTCACCGGCTCGTCCGGCAAGACCTCCACCAAGGACCTCCTGGCCCAGGTGTTCGCCGCGGCCGGGCCGACCGTCGCGCCGCCCGGGTCGCTGAACAACGAGATCGGGCACCCCCTGACCGTGCTGCGCGGCGACGCGGCGACCCGCTACCTGGTGCTGGAGAAGGCCGCGCGCGGCGTCGGCCACATCCGTTACCTGACCGATATCGCCAGGCCGTCGATCGGCGTGGTCCTCAACGTCGGCACCGCCCACCTCGGCGAGTTCGGCGGCCGCGAGGCCGTCGCGCAGGCCAAGGGCGAACTGGTCGAGGCGCTGGACGCCGACGGCACCGCGGTGCTCAACGCCGACGACCCCCTGGTCGCGGCGATGGCCTCGCGGACCGCGGCCAGGGTCGTCACCTACGGCCGGGACCCCTCGGCCGACGTGCGCGCGGAGGCCGAGACCTACGACGGCGAGGGCAGGGCGTCCTTCACCCTCGTCACCCCCGAAGGCGCCGCGCCCGTCACCCTGCGCCTGCACGGCGCGCACGCCGTCTCCAACGCGCTGGCCGCCGCGGCGGCGGCACGGGCGGCGGGCCTGCCTGTGACCCTCGTCGCACAGGCGCTCTCGCAGGCGGCGCAGCTGAGCCGCTGGCGGATGGAGGTCACCCACCGGGCCGACGGCCTGACCGTGGTCAACGACGCCTACAACGCGAATCCCGAGTCCGTGCGGGCCGCCCTCGACGCGCTCGCCCGGATGGCGGAGGGGCGGCGGACCTACGCGGTCCTAGGCCCGATGGCGGAACTCGGTCCGTCCTCCGTTGCGGAACACGAGAAGATCGGACAACATGCCGCGCGGACCGGAGTGGCCGGTCTCATCGCGGTGGGCCCGGACGCGGCTCCCCTCCTCGAGGGCGCGAAGCGGATCGGGACATGGAACGGAGAGTGCGTACAGGTGGATGACGTCGGTACGGCCGTGGCCGTGCTGGGCGAACGGCTGGCCCCGCGCGACGTGGTGCTCGTCAAGGGCTCCCGGGTCGCAGGCCTGGAACGGGTGGCCCAGGCACTGCTCGCGGACGCCCCCCCGGAGGCTTCGGCGTGAACAACGTAATCCTGGCGAGCGGCTTCGCCCTCTTCATCGGCCTGCTCGGCACCCCCCTGTGGATTCGCCTGGTGGTCCGTCTCGGCTACGGCCAGATGATCCGCGAAGACGGTGTGGCGACGCACCTCAGCAAGCGCGGCACCCCCACGATGGGCGGCACCGTCATCGTCGTCGGCTCCCTGCTCGGGTACGCCGCGGCGCATTTGATCACCTGGACCCAGCCGACGATCTCGGCCGGCCTCGTGCTGTTCCTCATGACGGGCCTGGGCGTGGTCGGCTTCATCGACGACTACATCAAGGTCTTCAAGCAGCGCAGCCTCGGCCTGCGCAGCCGGGCCAAGGCGACCGGCATCGTCATCGTCGGCGTGATCTTCGCGGTGGGGTGCCTCCAGTTCCCCAACGAGCTGACCATCACCCCGGCCGACACCTACCTGTCGTTCCTGCGCGACTTCGGGCCGAACATCGGCCCGTACCTGTTCGTGATCTGGGCGCTGATCCTCATCCAGGGCGTGTCCAACGGTGTGAACCTGACCGACGGGCTCGACGGCCTCGCCTCGGGCACCGTCGGCCTGATCCTCGCCGCGTACGTGATCATCGGCAACTGGCAGTTCCGGCAGAGCTGCGCGCAGGGCCTGGAGCCGCACTGCTACTGGGTCCGCGACCCGCTCGACCTCGCGGTCGTCGCGGCCGCCGTCCTCGGCGCCTGCTTCGGCTTCCTGTGGTGGAACGCGCCCCCCGCGAAGATCTTCATGGGCGACACCGGCTCGCTGGCGCTCGGCGGCGTCCTGGTCGGCCTGGCGATCACCACCCGCACCCAGATCCTGCTGGCCATCCTCGGCGGCCTGATCGTGCTGATCACGATGTCGGTGATCCTCCAGGTAGGCTGGTTCAAGCTGAGCGGCAGGCTGCTCGGGCAGAACAAGCGGCTGTTCAAGATGGCGCCACTCCAGCACCACTTCGAGATGTCGGGCTGGGCGGAGACGACGATCGTCGTCCGGTTCTGGTTGATCTGCGGGCTGTGCGTCGCCGCCGGCGTCGGACTGTTCTACCTGGAGTGGGTGCCGAAGTAATGATCTTCAAGGACGTGCGCGTCGTCGTCGCCGGCCTCGGCGTGTCCGGCCGGGCCGCGGCCCGCGTGCTGGCCGGGCGCGGGGCCGTCGTCACCGGCGTGGACGCCCGCACCGAGGTCGACGGCGCCGCGGAGCTGGAGGCCGTCGGCGTCCGGCTCCGGCTCGGGGACGGCGACACCCTCCCCGAGGGCGCCGACCTCGTCGTCACCTCGCCCGGCTGGAAGCCGACCGCGCCCCTGCTGGCCGCTGCGGCGGCCGCCGGGGTCGAGGTCATCGGCGAGGTCGAGCTGGCCTGGCGGCTGCGCCCCGAAGAGGGCGCCGCCCCGTGGCTGGCGATCACCGGCACCAACGGCAAGACCACCGCGGTGCGGATGCTCACCTCGATCCTGCGCGCCGCCGGCCTGGACGCGGTCGCCGTCGGCAACGTCGGCGAGCCGATCGTCGAGGCGGTGACGGCGGGGCACGACGTGCTGGCGGTGGAGCTGTCCAGCTACCAGCTGCACTGGTCGTCGAGCCTCGACCCGCGCGCCTCGGTGATCCTCAACGTCGCGCCCGACCACCTGGACTGGCACGGCTCCCTGGACGCCTATGGCGCGGCCAAGGCCAAGATCTACGGCCCGGGCACCGTCCGGGTCTGCAACGCCGACGACCCCGTCACGGTCGCGCTCGCCGGGCCGGACGCCCAGGCGTTCACCCTCGGCACCCCCGCGCCCGGCGAGTTCGGCGTGGTGGAGGACCTCCTCGTCGACCGGGCGACCACCGAGGACCCCGTCCGCTCGGCCGAGGAGCTCGCCTCCCTGGCCGACGTGGCGCCCTTCGCCCCCCACAACGTCGCGAACGCGCTGGCGGCCGCGGCCCTGGCCAGAGCGGTGGGCGTCTCGTGCGAGGCGGTCCGTGAGGGGCTGCGCGCCTTCCGGCCCGACCCCCACCGCATCGCGCTCGTCACCGAAGTCGACGGGGTCGCCTACGTCGACGACTCCAAGGCCACCAACCCGCACGCGGCGGCGGCCTCCCTGGCCGCCTACGAGCAGATCGTGTGGATCGCGGGCGGCCTGCTCAAGGGCGCCGACGTCGAGGACCTCGTCCGCGCCGCCGCGCCGCGGCTGCGCGGGGCGGTGCTGCTCGGCGCCGACCGCGCCCAGATCGCCGACGCGCTCGCGCGACACGCCCCGGATGTCCCGGTCCTGGACGTCGCCGCCACCGACACTGGTGCGATGGATCTCGTGGTGACCGAAGCCGCCCGGCTCGCCCGTCCCGGCGACACCGTGCTGCTCGCCCCGGCGGGGGCGTCGATGGACATGTTCGCCGATTACGGGGCGCGCGGTGACGCGTTCGCCGCGGCCGTGCACCGGCTGGCGGGCCCCGGGGACGGCGGAAGCCCGGTCGCGTGACGGTCACGGCCGGCGGAGAGCCGCAGAGCGGGGCCCGCCGCGGGCCCCGCGCCCACCTCGCGCACGTGCTCGGCCTGCTGGACCGGCCGCTCACCTCCTACTACCTGGTGATCGGCTGCACCCTGCTGCTGCTGGCGCTGGGCCTGACGATGGTGCTGTCGGCGTCGTCGGTGAACCAGCTGAAGTCGACGGGTTCGGCCTTCACCCTGCTCCAGAAGCAGGCCACCTGGGTGGCGATCGGCCTTCCCCTCATGGCGGTCACCGCGATGCTGCCGCCCCGGTTCTTCCGGGTCGCCGCCTACCCCATCCTGCTGCTGTCGGTCCTGGCGCTCGCCCTGGTCCTGGTGCCGGGCCTCGGCCAGAACGTCAACGGCGCCACCCGCTGGCTCAGCTTCGGCGGCGGCATCCAGCTCCAGCCGTCCGAGCCGGCCAAGCTCGGTCTGGTGCTGTGGGGCGCGGACCTGCTGGCCCGCAAGGACAAGCTGCGGATGCTCAACGACTGGCGGCAGCTGCTGATCCCGCTGCTGCCGGGCTCGGGCCTGCTCGTCCTGCTGGTCATGCTCGGCAACGACCTCGGCACCACCCTCATCGTCTTCACGATCTTCCTGGCGCTGCTGTGGGTGATCGGCGCCCCGGCCCGGCTGTTCGTCGGGATGACCGGGCTCGTCGTCCTGCTCACCGCCATCCTGATCGTCGTCGAGCCCTACCGGATGAACCGCCTCACCGGCTTCCTCGACCCCACCGGCGACCCCCTCGGGGCCGGATACCAGAGCAACCAGGGCCTGTACATGCTCGGCTCCGGCGGCCTGTTCGGCACCGGGCTCGGCGAGGGCCGCGCCAAGTGGGAGTACCTGCCGCACGGCGACACCGACTTCATCTTCGCCGTCCTCGGCGAGGAGCTCGGCCTCGTCGGCACCCTGATCGTCCTCGGCCTGTTCGGCCTGCTCGCCTACGCGGGCCTGCGGGTGGCCCGGCGGGTGCGCGACCCGTTCATGCGGCTCGCCGCGACCGGCGTCACCGCCTGGGTGGTGGTGCAGGCGATCGTGAACATCGGGGCCGTCATCAACGTCCTACCCATTACCGGAATCCCGCTGCCGCTGGTCTCCTATGGTGGTTCCGCGCTGATCCCGACCCTCATCGGGCTGGGCGTCCTGCTGTCCTTCGCCAAACGCGAGCCGGGAGCCCGGCAGGCTCTCGCCGCACGTGGCCCCGGACCGGCCGCCCGCGCTCTAAGCTGGCTGGGTCTGGGCCGGTCCAGATGAACCCCCCGTCCGAGATCCCGGGATCTCTCGCCAGAAAGGTCGTCGCGTCATGAGGGTTGTTCTCGCCGGTGGCGGCACCGCCGGTCACATCGAGCCTGCGCTCGCCCTCGCCGACGCGCTCCGGAGAATGGACCCGTCCACCCGGGTGACCTGCCTCGGCACCGAGCGCGGCCTGGAGACCACCCTGGTCCCGCAGCGCGGCTACGACCTGGCGCTCATCCCGCCGGTGCCGCTGCCCCGCACGCTCACCCCGAAGCTGCTGGCCGTCCCCGGCCGCCTCAACAGCGCGATCAACGCGGCGGCCGGGGTGCTGGACCGGACCGGCGCCGACGTCCTGGTCGGGTTCGGCGGCTACGTCGCCAGCCCCGCCTACCTGGCCGCCCGGCGCAGGCACGTCCCGATCGTCGTGCACGAGGCGAACCCCAAGCCGGGCATCGCCAACAAGCTCGGCGCCCGCTTCACCGACCACGTCGCGGTCTCCCACCCCGACACCCCGCTGCCGAACGCCCAGTTCGTCGGCATCCCGATCCGCCGCCAGATCGCCGAACTCGACCGGCTGGCGATCGGCGACAAGGCCCGCAGCTACTTCGGGCTCGACGCCGACCTGCCGACCCTCCTGGTCTTCGGGGGCTCCCAGGGGGCCCGCTCCCTCAACCGGGCCGCGGTCGCCGCCGCGCCCGCGTTCCGCGCCGCCGGGGTGCAGGTGCTGCACATCGTCGGCAAGAAGAACACCGAGGAGGCCGAGCCCGGCCGTCCCGGCGAGCCCCAGTACGTCACCATCCCGTACTGCGACCGGATGGACCTCGCCTACGCCGCGGCGGACCTCGCGATGTGCCGGTCCGGCGCGATGACCTGCGCGGAGCTGTCGGCCGTCGGCCTGCCCGCCGCGTACGTCCCGCTGCCCATCGGCAACGGCGAGCAGGCCCTGAACGCCGCGCCCATCGTCAACGCGGGCGGCGGGATCATGGTCGAGGACAGCCGGCTCAGCCCGCAGTGGATCGTCGACCACGTGCTGCCGATCCTGCGGAACGCCGACCTGGTCGTCCAGATGTCGGAGGCCGCCGCGTCCATGGGCCGCCGCGACGCGGACGCGACCCTCGCGCGGATGGTCTTCGAGGTCGTCCGCGCCGGCCGCTAGGCGGCAGGTCGAACGACGCCCAG harbors:
- a CDS encoding peptidoglycan D,D-transpeptidase FtsI family protein; this translates as MTDRPRTPGGAVPPGRRPRPATPRRRPGGGAGTLPDPAAPRGSGPRKAAPASGRTQDRTQDRAQERTQPPRPRPPRRPPPRRRQTMRLKDPMKRLNAGLLIIAFVLSLFAGRLVQLQGIDSGKYEALAMDQRLRRIELPAVRGTITDASGRPLALTQEARGVFADPSLIDPAKRTEVAARLSSMLGLDVQKVLEAISTPDSRYVVLAHSVTPEKGRLVLSLGYRGIGVVPESRRSYPSDAVAANVVGFVNQAGDGGAGLEYAQNKLLKGVPGWQRVEISAGDGQHIPMGEGQTQEPVPGQGLRLHLDQDIQWEAQTALADAVKEFKAESGTVVVMTPDGRVLAMASVPTFDPNEYAKADSSELQNRVVQEAFEPGSTGKVITAGALLEEGLVTPESTFDVPDHLWKYDKKFKDSHEHETYKNITFGGILAKSSNVGTIMASENLPDDKLYNYLTAFGFGAETGVGLPGETRGLLHPPSTWSGTDRYPISFGQTVSVNSLQMASVYATIANGGVRVTPTLVAGTLDEDGAFTAAPAPASRRVISEATSHQLIRMLEGAVGREGTAPAAQIPGYRVAGKTGTAERYVEKAGGYKGYTASFAGMAPADDPQLVVQVVLQDPKKKYYGGDTAAPVFQKVMSFALKSRKVPPTGTVAPTLKMFAD
- the mraY gene encoding phospho-N-acetylmuramoyl-pentapeptide-transferase, coding for MNNVILASGFALFIGLLGTPLWIRLVVRLGYGQMIREDGVATHLSKRGTPTMGGTVIVVGSLLGYAAAHLITWTQPTISAGLVLFLMTGLGVVGFIDDYIKVFKQRSLGLRSRAKATGIVIVGVIFAVGCLQFPNELTITPADTYLSFLRDFGPNIGPYLFVIWALILIQGVSNGVNLTDGLDGLASGTVGLILAAYVIIGNWQFRQSCAQGLEPHCYWVRDPLDLAVVAAAVLGACFGFLWWNAPPAKIFMGDTGSLALGGVLVGLAITTRTQILLAILGGLIVLITMSVILQVGWFKLSGRLLGQNKRLFKMAPLQHHFEMSGWAETTIVVRFWLICGLCVAAGVGLFYLEWVPK
- a CDS encoding UDP-N-acetylmuramoyl-tripeptide--D-alanyl-D-alanine ligase, which codes for MIALSLDRIAALAGGTAHGGPADPAACVVTGPVVIDSRLAEPGALFVALPGERADGHDFAPAAVAKGAVAVLGTRPLPGIPTAVVPDVVAALGRLARGVLAELPELTVVGVTGSSGKTSTKDLLAQVFAAAGPTVAPPGSLNNEIGHPLTVLRGDAATRYLVLEKAARGVGHIRYLTDIARPSIGVVLNVGTAHLGEFGGREAVAQAKGELVEALDADGTAVLNADDPLVAAMASRTAARVVTYGRDPSADVRAEAETYDGEGRASFTLVTPEGAAPVTLRLHGAHAVSNALAAAAAARAAGLPVTLVAQALSQAAQLSRWRMEVTHRADGLTVVNDAYNANPESVRAALDALARMAEGRRTYAVLGPMAELGPSSVAEHEKIGQHAARTGVAGLIAVGPDAAPLLEGAKRIGTWNGECVQVDDVGTAVAVLGERLAPRDVVLVKGSRVAGLERVAQALLADAPPEASA
- the murG gene encoding undecaprenyldiphospho-muramoylpentapeptide beta-N-acetylglucosaminyltransferase, with protein sequence MRVVLAGGGTAGHIEPALALADALRRMDPSTRVTCLGTERGLETTLVPQRGYDLALIPPVPLPRTLTPKLLAVPGRLNSAINAAAGVLDRTGADVLVGFGGYVASPAYLAARRRHVPIVVHEANPKPGIANKLGARFTDHVAVSHPDTPLPNAQFVGIPIRRQIAELDRLAIGDKARSYFGLDADLPTLLVFGGSQGARSLNRAAVAAAPAFRAAGVQVLHIVGKKNTEEAEPGRPGEPQYVTIPYCDRMDLAYAAADLAMCRSGAMTCAELSAVGLPAAYVPLPIGNGEQALNAAPIVNAGGGIMVEDSRLSPQWIVDHVLPILRNADLVVQMSEAAASMGRRDADATLARMVFEVVRAGR
- the ftsW gene encoding putative lipid II flippase FtsW, with protein sequence MTVTAGGEPQSGARRGPRAHLAHVLGLLDRPLTSYYLVIGCTLLLLALGLTMVLSASSVNQLKSTGSAFTLLQKQATWVAIGLPLMAVTAMLPPRFFRVAAYPILLLSVLALALVLVPGLGQNVNGATRWLSFGGGIQLQPSEPAKLGLVLWGADLLARKDKLRMLNDWRQLLIPLLPGSGLLVLLVMLGNDLGTTLIVFTIFLALLWVIGAPARLFVGMTGLVVLLTAILIVVEPYRMNRLTGFLDPTGDPLGAGYQSNQGLYMLGSGGLFGTGLGEGRAKWEYLPHGDTDFIFAVLGEELGLVGTLIVLGLFGLLAYAGLRVARRVRDPFMRLAATGVTAWVVVQAIVNIGAVINVLPITGIPLPLVSYGGSALIPTLIGLGVLLSFAKREPGARQALAARGPGPAARALSWLGLGRSR
- a CDS encoding UDP-N-acetylmuramoyl-L-alanyl-D-glutamate--2,6-diaminopimelate ligase is translated as MRPSSNPARPLTGLAERLGVQWRGEGEVSGITHDSRQVQPGDLYAALPGARFHGARFAAQAADAGAAAILTDAEGAAEAEATGLPVIVVRAVRPVLGDAAAYVYGDPALSLLLVGVTGTSGKTTTAYILEAGLEGSGLPAGVIGTVETRMAGERMPSSLTTPEATDLHAILATARERGIGAMAMEVSSHALDQGRVGGAVFDVALFTNLSQDHLDYHPTMRDYFNAKAALFTPARSRVGVVNIDDPWGRELVARAGVPITTFSPSGDRSADWWAEEVRMGADGSAFRIVGPLGIEADARVDLAGPFNVANALGGIVALVEAGLPLQRAVLGVAHMPGVPGRMERVDEGQEFAALVDYAHKPGAVEAVLETLRPVTAERLIIVLGCGGDRDKGKRPLMGEAAVRLADLAVFTDDNPRTEDSLAILAAMVEGALKVPEGERAHLVVEPDRAAAIALAVARAGRGDVLVVAGKGHEVGQYAAGRVIPFDDREVLAKAIRERQ
- the murD gene encoding UDP-N-acetylmuramoyl-L-alanine--D-glutamate ligase, coding for MIFKDVRVVVAGLGVSGRAAARVLAGRGAVVTGVDARTEVDGAAELEAVGVRLRLGDGDTLPEGADLVVTSPGWKPTAPLLAAAAAAGVEVIGEVELAWRLRPEEGAAPWLAITGTNGKTTAVRMLTSILRAAGLDAVAVGNVGEPIVEAVTAGHDVLAVELSSYQLHWSSSLDPRASVILNVAPDHLDWHGSLDAYGAAKAKIYGPGTVRVCNADDPVTVALAGPDAQAFTLGTPAPGEFGVVEDLLVDRATTEDPVRSAEELASLADVAPFAPHNVANALAAAALARAVGVSCEAVREGLRAFRPDPHRIALVTEVDGVAYVDDSKATNPHAAAASLAAYEQIVWIAGGLLKGADVEDLVRAAAPRLRGAVLLGADRAQIADALARHAPDVPVLDVAATDTGAMDLVVTEAARLARPGDTVLLAPAGASMDMFADYGARGDAFAAAVHRLAGPGDGGSPVA